ctcataTCCTGCTCATCGTGCCActtcttttccatctcttcatccttcaGGATGAAAAGTCTAACGGGAAACGTGTGAGGCCCTCCCAACATGGTGCAATCGCATAGCTTCTGCATCTTATCTCGCATCTGGATTGTCGCGGCCTGGGCTGGTGCTTCCGTCGCACCGGCCGAATCCTTTACCGGTTTGGCTGCCTTGGTGAAGTAAAGCTCGAACATTTCCCCGCGAACCCATGTTTTTCTGGAGTTCACCAGTGAATAGTACAACACCGCTGAATCCTTGACACTCAATGGGTGCGTTAGCGTTGAGCTATATTCTGGCACTCCTAAGCTACTCGGAACACCACCAACCATCTCAAAGGGTCGACTATTTCCCACCGGCCCATGTGAATGTTCTAAATACCCATCAGACCCAGATATCTCGCCATTCTCACTATCAGTCGAATTCCGCTTTCTCCTCTTGATCCTCCGACCAAATGCTTTTGGCGAGCTAGACTTCGGCTCTGTCTCTCCCTCATCTTCTGCCTTAATCCTCGAACGAAGTACAGCGGGCATTCAGTTTCTCAACTCTACCAACCACTCCCCAGATATCTCAAGTAGTGTTGAAGTTCGCTTCTGAAGCATCTAATGTTGCCAAGACCTCCAGCAAGCTGCCTTTCGATACACGTGACGCCTCTATACGCTTAACCAACGCCTGAAATCTCTGATGGACGCCACTTCAGTGGATTCAGTACCTGATTAGAGCTGGAATTCGTTCGCCTCGCTTCAATCGAGGTCTTTCTGTTGGTTTGGCCATCTCTTTAAGGTATTTCATCGTTTCCGAGATGACGTACAAGCTACATGGAAATTCAAGCGTCCCATCGAGTAATCTAAtttctgaagaaagctgaCTATTGGAAGGGTGTAGGCCATCGTGGCGGGTCGTAGACAGGTTCTATTGGTCGAATTGACATGACGGTTGCTTCGAGCTCTTTGGGTGTGGCTAAGAGACGTGATGAGGACTTTGACAGATACCCAGTGGGCAAAAAATTGAGATTTAATAGTGTCAGATACGAGGATTTCAAACCTGGAGCTTTAATCAAGATGAGATTGGTGAATTTTGTCACTTATAAGTTGACGGAATTCGATCTCTCGCCCTCTTTGAACATGATCATAGGTCCAAATGGATCGGGAAAGTCGACTTTTGTATGTGCAGTATGCCTTGGGTTGGCAGGCAAGACGGAGCTCCTTGGCAGAAGTAAAAAGGTTACGgatttcatcaaaaatgGGGAAGATAGCGGGCTTATCGAAATCACTCTGAAGAACTCTGGGAAATTGCAGGACATTCCGCATGTAAATGCTGAGGACCAGATAATAAAGATCACTCGGCGGATAACGAGGCTTAAGACGAGGACTGAATACTTTATTAATGATCGAGAAGTTACAGAGCATGTGGTCAGAGCACTTGTCGCCGGATTGAACATTCAGTTGGATAACCTGTGTCAATTCCTATCGCAGGAGCGTGTTGCCAGCTTCGCGGGACTGAAATCTGACAAGTTGTTGGTGGAGACGCTCCGATCTATTGATCTGGGTTTATGTGAGATGCTAGCAAGCCTCAAGACTCATCAATCAGAGGAGAACGACTTTCAGAAGCAGTTGAACtcaaagcagaaaaggcttgatgagctgctcaagAAACGCAACGAGCTACAAGGATCTGTGGAGCAGCTACGACACTACCaggagaagaggaaaagaataGATATCCACAGGAAACTGATACCCTATGTGCGTATCAAAGCTGTCGCAGCGGAACGGCGGCTTCGGAGAGCGGAGTTAAATCAAGCTGTGAGGAACCTAAAggagttcttgaaggagaaatcACCGTTAGTCGAATTAGACAGTcagatcaaggaaaaggtGGCCTCTGCTGCCGAGGAGCTGAAGACTACAGAGGAGCTATTCGAAAAGTTGAAGGCAGCCTGCACAGAAAGGGCAGAAAAACTGTGTGATATCAGAAGTCGgattggaagaaagaagtTGAACGCCGAATCATGccagaagagaagaagccgaTTACGGGCTGAGATAGCCCACAAAAGGCAGGAACTGGATCAAGAGCGGGCTGCGTTGAGAACCGGACAGATGCCCGACCCTGCGCTCTTCTCGCAGCTTGAAGCCCGGCAAAATGATCTGATCCGGCACGAAAGTGAAATCAAAAGGGCGATAAGAGAAGCAGAGTCGAATATAACAAACAAAAATTACGAGATAAGTGATCTAAAGAGAAGGATCATAACAAAGGAAGCCTTGCTGAGTAAAGATGATAGAATCGGAGTCCTGGATAACCTTGCATCGACCGATAGGGCCGGTGGTAATATATTTAGGACTGTTAAGGATGCTGTGGGATACGTAAGGGACAGGCCTGAGATGCGCCTATCCGTGCTTGAACCTCCAGTAATTGCGGTGTCAGTAAGCAGCCCGAAGTATGCAGCGTATTTGGCGCAATGCGTGGACTTTAATACCAGAATAGCCTTCACTCTAGTGGGTTCCGAGGCATATGACCGATTTGCCAATGAGCTCTTGGATAACTTCAGAGTTAATACAAGGGAATTAAGTGCCGCAGAAATGAAGCCCCCTTTACCAAGAGAACAACTGAAGCGACTGGGTTTTGATTTCTATCTGTCCGATATTGTTACTGGTGATGCCCGAGTCATCAAAATGCTGTGCCAGAACTGTAATATTCACTCGATACCCATTTCTCTACGCGAGTTGGCCCCACAGCAGATAACGAAATTAATGGAACCAAGAAGCAATGGCAAATTACTTTTCACAAAATTCATTCATGGTTATAAGGTGGTAGACATGGGAATAGGTGCGTATAGTCGTCAGGTATGGACAAAAGATTACGAATGTGCCAAGAAAACCGACTTCTTTCAGATTTCAGTTATGTCAGATGAAAAGAAATCGAGCATCAGAGCTGAAATTTCGCAAGTACAAGCTAAAATCGACGATATCTCAAAGAGTATTGAAGATTTAGAGAGCGCAAAGAAGGAGTCGAGAAACAATTTATCTAAGAGCTCTAAAGAAAATGAGCGAATTTCCAGAGAACTCCAGGAGCTAAATGACATTCGCAAGAAATGGTCTTTAGCTGGTGCGACAATTCAACGTTTGACATCGGAAATTGAAAAGTTAACTGATGAGATCGAAAGGGGTCTACCTTCGCAAATCAAGCAGATTGATGACGAAATCTCCACGATAAAAACATCACAAACTACTGTCCTGAGAGAGTTGGCTGCGACCATCAAAAGACTCAAAGAGTGCCAAAAGGAGCTCGCTCTCTCTAACGTGAGAAACTTTGAGGCCAAGAATCTGGATATCTCCATGAGCGACGTTATTCAGTCTATCaatcgaaaagaagaggaattgAATAACGAATGCAATAGCAGAAAAAAAAGGCTTGAAGAGGCAAAGAATGTCAATGTTCAAGAGCTTAAAAAGGAGATTAAGTCTTACACCGAGGAAACGCAGCAACAACTGCATGCCTATGTTGAGAAATATGACAATGAAGGAACATTTAATTTAGAGCACATAGAAGGGATAATCGACAAACTAGAGTCCGAAGTCGCAACGTTGAATAATGACGAATCTGCCATCAGTATTCTTGATGGAGTTGAGAAAGAAGTAAGGGACCTGGAAAAAGATTTACCCCAGATTGCGAGTAAATTGAAAGAGGTACAGGGCCTCATAAGGGAAAAGCGGAAGGAGTTCGAGCCAAAAGTGGATGACCTCGTTAAGAAGATATCAGATAAATTCTCTGAGCTTTTCAAACAGATTGGGAGTAAAGGTTATGTTGGCTTGAGCAAGCCTACCTCGTTCGCAGAATGGAAGATTGAAATAAAAGTGGCATTCAGAGACAGTGCAGAACTGACGAGGCTAGATGCACAAAAGCAATCTGGTGGAGAACGAGCTGTGTCAACGGTACTGTACATGATAGCGCTGCAGCCTTTCACTACAGCGCCTTTCAGAGTTGTGGATGAAATAAACCAAGGTATGGATGCTCGTAACGAAAGAATTGTTCACAAATTCATGGTCACAAATGCATGCGTCGACAACACTTCGCAATACTTTCTTATCACTCCCAAGCTTTTGACAGATCTATACTACGATGAGAGGATGATGATTCACACCGTGATGGCAGGGCCATGGGTTCCAAACCCCAGTGAACGCCCAGAAATGGCCTGTTTGGGCAAAACATCGAAGTACATTATTTAAATAGCCTTTCAGCGATTATTTAATACCGATAATAAGCCCTTCTGGTTGCCTTGCCTTTCTGTAATAAGTCTTCAACAGCACCGATGAAGACACATTTAAGAGCTCTTTATAAGCTAAACAATTCTATCAAAGTTTGAACGTAAAGGCAGGTACAAGGTGACCGGTGGGCTGATGAGGGCAATAGCAAGCAGGCTATACAGTGGTTTAAGAAAGAAGGAACCGGGCGATCTATTCTCTAGTAGGTCCATactctcgaagaagccTGTGAAGGATGTCCATCCCAAAGCACCGGTTCGTACCAGGTTTGCACCTTCTCCTACAGGATTACTGCATATCGGTTCATTGAGGACTGCTCTGTACAACTACTTACTGGCCAGGAACACTGGGGGACAGTTTTTACTGAGACTGGAAGATACGGATCAGAAGAGGTTAGTACCAGGAGCAGAACAGAACATCTACGACAGTCTCAAGTGGTGTGGAATCGATTATGATGAGGGTCCAAATGTCAATGATATGAAGTGCGGGCCTTTCAGGCAGAGTGAGAGAACCTCGATCTATCAGAAGTATGTCGATGGGCTGCTCGAGTCAGGCCATGCCTACCGTTGCTTTTGCTCAAAAGAGAGGTTAGATGGGCTCAGAGAATCCGCAAAACGATTGAAACCACCAACAACGACAAGTTATGATCGAGCGTGTGCTGACTTAAGCCAGAAAGAGATAGATGATAATCTGGCCAAGCGAACTCCTTTCACAATCAGAATGAGGGCTCCCGATCGATATCCCCCTTTCAAAGATCTTCTACATGGTGTTGTTGATATACAGCCGCAGGTTAATATTAATGATCGCAGATATGACGACCCTATTTTAGTCAAATCTGACAACCTACCCACTTATCATTTTGCTAATGTTATTGATGATCATTTAATGAAGATCACCCACGTAATTCGGGGTGAGGAATGGCTTCCATCTACCCAAAAGCATATTGCTCTCTATCAGGCCTTTGGATGGGAACCGCCATCGTTCATCCACATCCCATTATTGACCAGTGCAAACGAcaagaaattgagcaaGCGGAAGGGCGACGCCTCTGTGTTAAACATGAAGGAAAACGGTATTTTGCCAGAAGCTCTAGTGAACTTTTGTGTACTATTTGGCTGGTCACCGCCAAGGAAGCTTGCCACTGCGAATCACGAATGTTTTACATTAAAAGAGTTCGAACGGATTTTTAATCTGAACTACCTAACGAAAGGCAACGCTAAAGTTGATGATAAGAAGCTGTGGTTTTTCAATAAACATTACCTACAGAGCCGATTAGCGGATCCCTCGCAGTTTGAAATAATCGCACAAGAAGTTTGCAGCAACATAAGGCCTGTATTCGGAGATGCGGTAACATTAGATAAAATCAAAGTGATTCTAAAGAAATGCGGAACAGCTCTCACAACGTTAAATGAGTTCAAAGATACGTTTTCCTACTTTTTCCAGAGGCCAACATACACAAATTCGAAGGCAGCTAGTGAATTTCTAGAAACACACAACAAGGAAGACACTTTGAGGGTCTTGGAGCACTTCCAAGACGCCATTAGTCAATCAAAcattgaagagctcatTAGAGAACTAGCCTCTCAGGCCTCGATAtccaagaaagccatcTTCGAGTCATTGAGATTCGCGCTGGCGGAATCACATCCTGGAACGAAGATACCAGTACTCATCGAACTCCTGGGCCCTGAAGAAGCGAATGTCAGGATCTCCCGAGCCATTGGCCGGATCCAAGCACCAACTAGTAGGCTATAGACTTGTAAATATGGTTATCACGTGAATGTCTTGAACTTAGAAGAAGATTCCAGATATAATAGACAACCCAAAGGATAAAGGTTAGCTATAAGGACCATCGGAGTCGCTTGTAAGAAACCAAAAATCTCAGAATTTATTTCTAGAGACGTTGCGAGATGtttgctgcaattgcaTCGGGGAATCCGCTACAATTATCCACAGAGGTGCCCAATTCAAATGGATTACAACATACAATAGTACTGTCGTCAACGAAACCGAAGTCATATTCCCATATTACCTTATTCATTTTACCAAATGTGACATTTCCAGATAATTTCATTGCGACGGTTTACTTCAAGCTAAGTCCAAACGAAGATTTTAAGATCTTTGGGTATCTAGGGAATGAGAAACCAAGTGCTATCTTCAAGGTGAAGCTGCCAAGTGCGGCTTCATTAGGGCAGCCTCCATCCGGTTATGGCGACGGCTTGGGCGAGATAGACATGGATGACAACATTGGTGGTATGGGAGACAGTAGCAATCATAATATATCAGAACTGATTATTGGCATATCAATAGAACCTAGGGATCAAGgaatgatgaaaataaACGAATGGAAGGCTGAGCAACAGGCTTCGAAGAGTAGCAGTTCATCGCTTGTACTGTCTCGTCCAGGGATGCAGGGCAATGTTCTCACTGTTGGCCAGCTGGCGACAGCATATCCCAAGCTCACACAGGAACTGGCGGCCAAGATAGTGCAACATGCATATAACTACCTCTCTGGATTCCTGGATGCTGCTGGGAACGTTTCAATCAAGAGATTCGATACGTGGTGGGATAAATTCAAGACCAGGCTGGCGAACGACGGGACTTTTCTAGATGAGGTAACCAGTAGTTGATATTTAATTCGTATACAAGAAAACCGTCACAGCTCATCGTTCCAATTCTTTATCTTGTGTGCCATAGGGTTTCCGAATACCAGGTGTCTGCTCTCTATCATTTTCTTGTCGAACGAATCCTGCTCCAAgtctctttctttgatgcCACTAtcaagctgcttcttcctttcATCGACTTGCCTTGACAGCCAACTGAGAAACGACGCTTCGATTTTAACATCACTGAAATCCTGTTTTATGGCGTATAAACTATCGAAGAATTTGCGGGTATGCAATTCGTCAATTTCGTCATCCTGAATCAATTCTTGGATATTGTTTGCCCACATTTGTGCGAATGGCACAGGATCTGTTAGGCCTCTTTTCCGCAATTCACTATCATCGCTACCAGGAACTGTGAAAAGCTTGGAGATCAGCTCAAGTACTTCAATTCTGATCTGCTTGTCAGGAATTTGCCAGGCCTTATCCAAGGCGTCTAATTCAAATTGGGTAAACTCATAGGACTCGGTCGTTAGCTCATCCAACAGGGACAAATACCTCTTCAGTAATTTGATATGTGGATCTGAACGGTTTTCATTCGTGATAAGCGTACCAATCCTTTGATATACTTGATCAATGAAATCAGGATACCATTTGTTGATGTATTCTACAACCCTAGGGTTGTTTCTTGTGCAACTAGTGATCATTATAGTACTGATATCTCTTAGTGCCAAGGGCATTTGTTCATCACAGCTTAtccttttcagcaaatcGAATTCATGGGCGACAATATCGTAGCCATGCTTGTAATCATGAGCAAACTCCATCAAGTCCTCTAGCTTTGCACTGACACTTTCCAAATTCGACTCAGGATCGGAGTCAATCAGCTTTCTAATTACGTCGAAATCTTGCGTAAACTCATGCATACTGGTCTCAGGAATGGAATCGCTCTCTGGAATGGCCACTGGGATGTTTGGAATGGCGTTGTGCTCATCATCACATAATTTTGCTTCCCTCACTCCGGTTTCGAGATTCATCCTCACGTCCAAACCACCAGGTAGATGTTGTCCAGGCTTTATCTCTTGCCAAAGACTGCTTGCCTCGAACACTTTCGGGTAGCATTCAAACTCGTTACATATTTGGCTATCACCAATGTGAAGTTGTGTCGATTCCTTGTCGTCTTGATGCTTCGACAACGTCGTGGTAGACAGGGCTAGACCAGCTAGAAGACCAATTAACAGCGATGATCTGAGTCTCGCCATTGTCTCCTTAACCTGGTATTAGAAATCTATCGGTTTCCAGAGACTTTACCTCTTAAATACCACTCAAAGGACAGCGTGTATGTTGCACAACAAGATAAAGGCAAAAAGTTGAGCACTACGTGTGCTAAAATGATATATAATTCGGTCATCTATAAACTAGAATAATCTATTGACTTGAAGCAGCAAGGGCTTTCTTGACGTCGTCTAGCAAATCGTCAGAGTCTTCGATACCGATAGATAATCTGATTAGATCGTCAAAAACTCCGCTTGCTTCTCTTTGCTCCTTTGGAATGCCACCGTGGGTCATCACAGCTGGCACTTCGAGCAAGGATTCGATGCCACCGAGCGACTCAGCGAGGGTGAACAACCTGGTAGAGGTGGTGAACTTAGCCGCAGCGTCAGCACCGCCTTTGATTCTGAACGAGATCATACCGCCACCTAGACCATCGCGGTGTTGCTTCTTCACAACGTCTCTGTTTGGGTGGCTGTCCAAACCTGGATAATTAACGGCGATGACTCTGTCGTCCTGAGCCAAGAACTCAGCAATCTTGGTGGCACTCAATGCGGCTTGTCTGACACGCAGATGCAAGGTCTTCAAACCTCTGTGGGTCAACCAGGAATCGAATGGGGATGGGATGGCACCGATAGCGTTCTGCAAGAACTGCAACCTCTCGTAAATGGCTTTGTCATTGGTAGCCAAGACACCTAGAACCACGTCAGAGTGACCGTTGATGTATTTGGTGGCAGAATGGACTACAATATCGACGCCGAAGTTCAATGGGTTGGAAAGGTATGGCGATAAGAACGTGTTGTCGACGACAACCAAGATctccttgttgatcttcttgacGATGTCCACCACAAGGGCGATGTCCGTGACCTTCAAAGTTGGGTTTGTGGGAGATTCGATCCAAACCAGCTTGGTGTTGTCCTTAACCAAGTTTGGCAAGTCCTTGATCAAGTCGTTGGTGAAGCTGGTCTCCACACCGTGAGCGTTAGCCACCTTGGTGAAATATCTATGGGTACCACCGTAGACGTCTCCGATGGAAACAGCGTGAGAGCCCTGTGGCAAGGATTGCAAGATGACAGCGGTAGTAGCAGAACCAGATGAGAATGCCAACCCGTACTTACCGTTCTCCAAGGAAGCGATAGCGTCCTCCAGGTTCTTTCTGTTTGGGTTTTGCGATCTCGAGTATTCATATTCACCTAGAGGAGCAGCAGGCGACGATTGTTTGAAAGTTGTAGACAACGAGATTGGCTCGATGACAGATCCGTGGATGTCGATGTGGGCACCAGCGTGGATCGCCTTAGTGGCGAATTTATCAGTGTCTTTCAATCCCATTCTGTCCCAATTCTCGAGCAATTGACGATTGGCCTTCGACACAGACAGCACAAACAGTACAACTCATCCAATCTCCTTATGTATTTTTATACCGTTGCACCTTGTCCAGACAGCGACTTCCAGGTGTGGCATACAAGCACCAGCATGGACTCGCCAGCCAACAATCCCACGTGAAGCTGCACCACGCTTACTTATTATTAAGAGTACATAGTATGAAGTGGGAAATGATTACTAAACAACCTAGTTCATGGCTCCTTAGTCAAATAGGCCGAAACCCATGTCGTCGTCGgattcttccttctcttcctcggcAGCCTCTTCAGCAGCACCCTCGGCAGCGGATCCGGATGCAGCAGCACCggcaccagcagctggacCAGCAGTTGGGACAGCAGCCAATTTCTCGTTACCTTCAGCGATCAATTCATCGACGTTCTTACCTTCCAAGGAGGACAAAAGGGTGGAGATcttgtcttcttcgatttcgatGCCAACAGACTCCAAGACGGCCTTGACGTTGTCAGAGTTTGGGGTGGAACCAGCAGCGTTCAACAATAGGTAAGCAGCCAAGTATTTCATCTTTATTCGACTGTTGTGAATGTAGCGAACAGTGCCCACCGTACAAGAACTATTAGAGCTTAAATTGCAGTTAGAGTGGGACTCTTGCTGGAGTATCGGTGGCTATCCAGATGGATTCTCGCTGGAAGCTTAGAGCTGATATCGTGAATGACGGCAGACCCACAGAAAGCCCCGTAGAAACTCGGCTTTGGTGCATGGGTTAAGAACAGACAGTCTTCTGATGAATGGGTTTTTTTCAAGCATGAAAAGCTCCATttttttgaaattttttttgCGTCGCTTGGGTCAGTGGCTCCAGCACGCTGGAGCAGAGCGCTACCACGGGCAGATGAAGTTCCAGACGGAGACCGGTCAGGAGGCTTCCCGGCCGGCGGTCCTGGTTCCAGCCTGTGAGAGCTCGGGAAGAGATCGTTGGGCGGAGCGCAGTAAGACAGTCTCTTAGTAGCTAGGCTGGACAGTGTCTCGCATCGCCTGCAGACTATGGAATCACCATTCAACGCAAGGTATAGGTAATAGGTCTTTAACGAGTAGATAGGTAGGTTGCGCTGCATAGTGATCTGGATCGAATAGTGTAAGAGGAATAAGCCAAAGCATCATGTCCACTGCTccagcaaagaagagaacttTCAAGACTTACTCTTACAGAGGTGTCGATTTGGAACAACTGTTGGGTATGTCCAATGAGGAATTCGTCAAGTTGGCCCCAGCAagaatcagaagaagatttgCTCGTGGTTTGGGTCACAAGCCAGCTGGtttcatgaagaaattgagaGCCGCTAAGTTGGCTGCTCCAGAGAACGAAAAGCCAGCTGTTGTCAGAACCCACATGAGAAACATGATTATCTTCCCAGAAATGATCGGTTCCGTGGTTGGTGTCTACAACGGTAAGGCGTTCAACCAGGTTGAAATCAGACCTGAAATGGTTGGCCACTACTTGGGTGAATTTTCGATCACCTACACTCCAGTCAGACACGGTAGAGCTGGTGCCACCACTTCCCGTTTCATGCCATTGAAATAAGTTTAATCCATTTTTACAGATATGTGTAGTAGTAATACAGTGTCTTCATCGTTGCGCTAGCGTGATTCAAAGGAGCCTATTTAAGAACTATGAAAGATTAAGGTCTTGTAGGTCGTCGAATATCTCGGAGTCTCTGAGACCGTTCAGGTTGGGAGCGCCTGGGAAAGCGTTGAAATACTTTTTCAGCCCTTCTAGATCACTTAGTTCGTTATTGAGTCTCATTCTGTTCACGATCACCTCTAACTTGTCAACCGCGTTGGATCGGTAGCGGAAAGTTATATTCTCGCACTCCAGGTCCTCGCTCAGCGATTCGCCGGGGTATCTCTGTTGGGCCGCCCCGGCATACCCCGTGATGCAGCTCAGAGTCTTTCCAGCGATCTTTATGGGGACGTGATAGCTTACCTCCGGTACGCAGTTATCCATGTCGCGCCTTTCTTTGTTTATGTCGTACCATTTCTGGGTGGTTTCTGTCAGTAGATGATTCCTGATATCGCTAACCTGGCGGTAAAAATCCTGGTGAATGAACGTCCTAGTCGCGCGCGTCTCTTTGTCAATGCAATTCAGTTCGTACTTCTGCCGCTGGTAGGCCCTTCTGAGCTTGTACTCACGTATAGATGCAATTTTTTGGTAATACGTCTGTAGCTCCGGATGGGAGCCCTCCAGACACATCTGCAGCTCTGTCTGTAGTCTCAGCAGCTTGTTCTCGTACAGCTGTTGGCGCAGCTCTGCAAATTTGTACTCGATCTCTGTGATCTCCGCCAGAGCATCcattcttttcttctccattTCGATCGGCGGCGGCATAGAAGACAACGTGCCGTCTCCTTTGGCGGATTCGCTGTCATCCGCAAGAGGTTTCTCTACATCCTTCTCCTCCGCCATCTGATCCTCTTCGacctcctcttcctcctcctcctcctcttcctcctcgtctCCCTCGACTTTTGCCGATACATTGTCCTCCATTTTTACAGACTGCGTCGGTATCTCAACTGCACTTTTGACCGTTTCTTTGTCTGCCTCAGGATCCAACTCGTCGTTTTCTTCGCCATCACCTTCATCACC
The nucleotide sequence above comes from Torulaspora globosa chromosome 6, complete sequence. Encoded proteins:
- the DEP1 gene encoding Rpd3L histone deacetylase complex subunit DEP1 (ancestral locus Anc_7.94), giving the protein MDEVATRSKEADRRSKEEDEESSLSVVDSNQRESEARNLDLSQYCVSSDAETEKMGEDSIQDLDGLRPHISDLVEGQETSSGTSKRGREKSDEESDHKRLKVGEEEPPHHDDDENEAGDEGDGEENDELDPEADKETVKSAVEIPTQSVKMEDNVSAKVEGDEEEEEEEEEEEVEEDQMAEEKDVEKPLADDSESAKGDGTLSSMPPPIEMEKKRMDALAEITEIEYKFAELRQQLYENKLLRLQTELQMCLEGSHPELQTYYQKIASIREYKLRRAYQRQKYELNCIDKETRATRTFIHQDFYRQVSDIRNHLLTETTQKWYDINKERRDMDNCVPEVSYHVPIKIAGKTLSCITGYAGAAQQRYPGESLSEDLECENITFRYRSNAVDKLEVIVNRMRLNNELSDLEGLKKYFNAFPGAPNLNGLRDSEIFDDLQDLNLS